One Platichthys flesus chromosome 14, fPlaFle2.1, whole genome shotgun sequence genomic region harbors:
- the LOC133967826 gene encoding cyclin-Y-like isoform X1 codes for MGSTTSCCVSASPKLRRNAHSRLDSYHQESDLSREDTGCNLQHISDRENVDELNMEYNPSDHPRASTIFLSKSQNDEVPVRNVHEKRKSLFISNHGTLRRRYSSCSTIFLDDNTVSQPNLKYTIKCVALAIYYHIKNRDADGGMHLDIFDEKLHPLTKSELPPDYDQQDPEQRHIYRFVRTLFSSAQLTAECAIVTLIYLERLLTYAELDIGPGNWKRIVLGAILLASKVWDDQAVWNVDYCQILKDITVEDMNELERQFLELLQFNINVPSSVYAKYYFDLRSLAESNNLSFPLEPLGRDKAHKLEAMSRLCDDRFNDVRRTSRKRSASVDNLCGIRWVPAILS; via the exons ATGGGGAGCACCACCTCATGCTGCGTGTCCGCCAGCCCCAAGCTCCGGCGGAATGCCCACTCCCGCCTGGACTCGTACCACCAGGAGTCGGACCTGAGCCGCGAGGATACCGGGTGCAACCTGCAGCACATCAGCGACCGGGAGAACGTCGACG agtTAAACATGGAGTACAACCCGTCGGACCATCCGCGGGCCAGCACCATATTCCTCAGCAAGTCCCAGAATGACG AGGTGCCTGTCAGGAACG TGCACGAAAAGCGAAAGAGCCTCTTCATAAGTAAC cacgGAACGTTGAGGCGGAGGTACAGCTCCTGCTCCACCATCTTCCTGGACGACAACACCGTCAGCCAGCCCAACCTCAAATACACAATCAAATG tgTAGCTCTGGCAATTTACTACCACATAAAAAACAG AGACGCAGACGGAGGAATGCATCTGGACATATTCGATGAAAAGCTTCATCCGCTCACA aAATCGGAGTTGCCGCCCGACTACGACCAACAGGACCCGGAGCAGCGGCACATCTACCGCTTCGTCAGGACCTTGTTCAGCTCCGCCCAGCTCACCGCCGAGTGCGCCATCGTCACACTG atttACCTGGAGCGGCTCCTGACCTACGCAGAGCTGGACATCGGCCCGGGGAACTGGAAGAGGATCGTTCTGGGCGCCATCCTGCTGGCGTCCAAGGTCTGGGACGACCAGGCCGTCTGGAACGTGGACTACTGCCAGATCCTCAAGGACATCACCGTGGAGGACAT GAACGAGTTGGAGCGTCAgttcctggagctgctgcagttcaACATCAACGTTCCGTCCAGCGTCTACGCCAAGTATTACTTTGACCTGCGCTCGCTCGCCGAGTCCAACAACCTGAGCTTCCCCCTGGAGCCGCTGGGCCGGGACAAGGCCCACAAGCTGGAG gcCATGTCCCGACTCTGTGACGACCGCTTCAACGACGTGCGGAGGACGTCCAGGAAGCGCTCGGCCAGCGTGGACAATCTCTGTGGGATCCGATGGGTCCCGGCGATTCTCTCCTAA
- the crema gene encoding cAMP-responsive element modulator isoform X4 yields the protein MAVTGDETESAATGDIPAYQLRSPNSGLTQSIVMAASPGSMQSPQPHRAEEVTRKREVRLMKNREAARECRRKKKEYVKCLENRVAVLENQNKTLIEELKALKDIYCHKAE from the exons ATGGCTGTGACCGGGGACGAGACTGAGTCAG CCGCCACCGGAGACATCCCCGCCTACCAGCTGCGGTCGCCGAACTCGGGCCTGACCCAGAGCATCGTGATGGCGGCGTCCCCGGGCAGCATGCAGAGCCCGCAGCCCCACCGCGCCGAGGAGGTCACCCGCAAGAGGGAGGTCCGGCTGATGAAAAACAG GGAAGCCGCTCGCGAGTGCcgcaggaaaaagaaagagtaCGTCAAGTGTTTGGAGAACCGCGTGGCCGTGTTGGAAAACCAGAACAAGACCCTGATTGAAGAGCTGAAGGCACTGAAGGACATTTACTGCCACAAAGCCGAGTAG
- the crema gene encoding cAMP-responsive element modulator isoform X1 — protein sequence MDASVSSQLDGSLNDSLSDEVNPQQESVAESPSVTVVQLTDGETLEVQRSIPAPQTSVIQPPQVHTVQISTAAELEEDETSTDAQRRREVLSRRPSYRKILNELSTDSPAVPKIDEEETEEEEEEEEEVSSATSASIYQTSSGQYIAVTQGGAIQLSSRDVQALQGPQNLTMTDSASSQPGATVLQCAAQPGDAPQQFYIQGGQVLFQAATGDIPAYQLRSPNSGLTQSIVMAASPGSMQSPQPHRAEEVTRKREVRLMKNREAARECRRKKKEYVKCLENRVAVLENQNKTLIEELKALKDIYCHKAE from the exons ATGGACGCTTCGGTATCGTCTCAGCTCGACGGCAGTTTAAATGACTCCCTGTCAGATGAGGTGAAcccacag CAGGAGTCTGTGGCGGAGTCACCCAGCGTGACCGTGGTGCAGCTGACTGACGGTGAGACGCTGGAGGTCCAAAGGTCGATCCCGGCGCCTCAGACCTCTGTCATACAGCCACCACAGGTCCACACCGTACAG ATCTCCACGgcagcagagctggaggaggacgagacGTCCACCGACGctcagaggagacgagaggttCTCTCCAGGCGTCCGTCCTACCG AAAAATCCTCAATGAGCTTTCGACCGATTCACCGGCAGTTCCTAAAATCgatgaggaggagacggaggaggaggaggaggaggaggaggaggtgtcgAGTGCAACGTCAGCCTCCATCTACCAGACCAGCTCAGGACAATACa TCGCAGTCACTCAAGGGGGGGCCATCCAGCTGAGCAGCCGGGATGTCCAGGCCCTTCAGGGGCCTCAGAACCTGACGATGACGGACTCGGCCTCCTCGCAGCCCGGAGCCACCGTCCTGCAGTGTGCAGCTCAGCCCGGGGACGCTCCTCAGCAGTTCTACATCCAGGGCGGACAGGTGCTCTTCCAAG CCGCCACCGGAGACATCCCCGCCTACCAGCTGCGGTCGCCGAACTCGGGCCTGACCCAGAGCATCGTGATGGCGGCGTCCCCGGGCAGCATGCAGAGCCCGCAGCCCCACCGCGCCGAGGAGGTCACCCGCAAGAGGGAGGTCCGGCTGATGAAAAACAG GGAAGCCGCTCGCGAGTGCcgcaggaaaaagaaagagtaCGTCAAGTGTTTGGAGAACCGCGTGGCCGTGTTGGAAAACCAGAACAAGACCCTGATTGAAGAGCTGAAGGCACTGAAGGACATTTACTGCCACAAAGCCGAGTAG
- the LOC133967826 gene encoding cyclin-Y-like isoform X2 yields the protein MGSTTSCCVSASPKLRRNAHSRLDSYHQESDLSREDTGCNLQHISDRENVDELNMEYNPSDHPRASTIFLSKSQNDVHEKRKSLFISNHGTLRRRYSSCSTIFLDDNTVSQPNLKYTIKCVALAIYYHIKNRDADGGMHLDIFDEKLHPLTKSELPPDYDQQDPEQRHIYRFVRTLFSSAQLTAECAIVTLIYLERLLTYAELDIGPGNWKRIVLGAILLASKVWDDQAVWNVDYCQILKDITVEDMNELERQFLELLQFNINVPSSVYAKYYFDLRSLAESNNLSFPLEPLGRDKAHKLEAMSRLCDDRFNDVRRTSRKRSASVDNLCGIRWVPAILS from the exons ATGGGGAGCACCACCTCATGCTGCGTGTCCGCCAGCCCCAAGCTCCGGCGGAATGCCCACTCCCGCCTGGACTCGTACCACCAGGAGTCGGACCTGAGCCGCGAGGATACCGGGTGCAACCTGCAGCACATCAGCGACCGGGAGAACGTCGACG agtTAAACATGGAGTACAACCCGTCGGACCATCCGCGGGCCAGCACCATATTCCTCAGCAAGTCCCAGAATGACG TGCACGAAAAGCGAAAGAGCCTCTTCATAAGTAAC cacgGAACGTTGAGGCGGAGGTACAGCTCCTGCTCCACCATCTTCCTGGACGACAACACCGTCAGCCAGCCCAACCTCAAATACACAATCAAATG tgTAGCTCTGGCAATTTACTACCACATAAAAAACAG AGACGCAGACGGAGGAATGCATCTGGACATATTCGATGAAAAGCTTCATCCGCTCACA aAATCGGAGTTGCCGCCCGACTACGACCAACAGGACCCGGAGCAGCGGCACATCTACCGCTTCGTCAGGACCTTGTTCAGCTCCGCCCAGCTCACCGCCGAGTGCGCCATCGTCACACTG atttACCTGGAGCGGCTCCTGACCTACGCAGAGCTGGACATCGGCCCGGGGAACTGGAAGAGGATCGTTCTGGGCGCCATCCTGCTGGCGTCCAAGGTCTGGGACGACCAGGCCGTCTGGAACGTGGACTACTGCCAGATCCTCAAGGACATCACCGTGGAGGACAT GAACGAGTTGGAGCGTCAgttcctggagctgctgcagttcaACATCAACGTTCCGTCCAGCGTCTACGCCAAGTATTACTTTGACCTGCGCTCGCTCGCCGAGTCCAACAACCTGAGCTTCCCCCTGGAGCCGCTGGGCCGGGACAAGGCCCACAAGCTGGAG gcCATGTCCCGACTCTGTGACGACCGCTTCAACGACGTGCGGAGGACGTCCAGGAAGCGCTCGGCCAGCGTGGACAATCTCTGTGGGATCCGATGGGTCCCGGCGATTCTCTCCTAA
- the crema gene encoding cAMP-responsive element modulator isoform X3: protein MSRPQVQISTAAELEEDETSTDAQRRREVLSRRPSYRKILNELSTDSPAVPKIDEEETEEEEEEEEEVSSATSASIYQTSSGQYIAVTQGGAIQLSSRDVQALQGPQNLTMTDSASSQPGATVLQCAAQPGDAPQQFYIQGGQVLFQAATGDIPAYQLRSPNSGLTQSIVMAASPGSMQSPQPHRAEEVTRKREVRLMKNREAARECRRKKKEYVKCLENRVAVLENQNKTLIEELKALKDIYCHKAE, encoded by the exons ATGTCTCGTCCTCAAGTTCAG ATCTCCACGgcagcagagctggaggaggacgagacGTCCACCGACGctcagaggagacgagaggttCTCTCCAGGCGTCCGTCCTACCG AAAAATCCTCAATGAGCTTTCGACCGATTCACCGGCAGTTCCTAAAATCgatgaggaggagacggaggaggaggaggaggaggaggaggaggtgtcgAGTGCAACGTCAGCCTCCATCTACCAGACCAGCTCAGGACAATACa TCGCAGTCACTCAAGGGGGGGCCATCCAGCTGAGCAGCCGGGATGTCCAGGCCCTTCAGGGGCCTCAGAACCTGACGATGACGGACTCGGCCTCCTCGCAGCCCGGAGCCACCGTCCTGCAGTGTGCAGCTCAGCCCGGGGACGCTCCTCAGCAGTTCTACATCCAGGGCGGACAGGTGCTCTTCCAAG CCGCCACCGGAGACATCCCCGCCTACCAGCTGCGGTCGCCGAACTCGGGCCTGACCCAGAGCATCGTGATGGCGGCGTCCCCGGGCAGCATGCAGAGCCCGCAGCCCCACCGCGCCGAGGAGGTCACCCGCAAGAGGGAGGTCCGGCTGATGAAAAACAG GGAAGCCGCTCGCGAGTGCcgcaggaaaaagaaagagtaCGTCAAGTGTTTGGAGAACCGCGTGGCCGTGTTGGAAAACCAGAACAAGACCCTGATTGAAGAGCTGAAGGCACTGAAGGACATTTACTGCCACAAAGCCGAGTAG
- the crema gene encoding cAMP-responsive element modulator isoform X2, which yields MDASVSSQLDGSLNDSLSDEVNPQESVAESPSVTVVQLTDGETLEVQRSIPAPQTSVIQPPQVHTVQISTAAELEEDETSTDAQRRREVLSRRPSYRKILNELSTDSPAVPKIDEEETEEEEEEEEEVSSATSASIYQTSSGQYIAVTQGGAIQLSSRDVQALQGPQNLTMTDSASSQPGATVLQCAAQPGDAPQQFYIQGGQVLFQAATGDIPAYQLRSPNSGLTQSIVMAASPGSMQSPQPHRAEEVTRKREVRLMKNREAARECRRKKKEYVKCLENRVAVLENQNKTLIEELKALKDIYCHKAE from the exons ATGGACGCTTCGGTATCGTCTCAGCTCGACGGCAGTTTAAATGACTCCCTGTCAGATGAGGTGAAcccacag GAGTCTGTGGCGGAGTCACCCAGCGTGACCGTGGTGCAGCTGACTGACGGTGAGACGCTGGAGGTCCAAAGGTCGATCCCGGCGCCTCAGACCTCTGTCATACAGCCACCACAGGTCCACACCGTACAG ATCTCCACGgcagcagagctggaggaggacgagacGTCCACCGACGctcagaggagacgagaggttCTCTCCAGGCGTCCGTCCTACCG AAAAATCCTCAATGAGCTTTCGACCGATTCACCGGCAGTTCCTAAAATCgatgaggaggagacggaggaggaggaggaggaggaggaggaggtgtcgAGTGCAACGTCAGCCTCCATCTACCAGACCAGCTCAGGACAATACa TCGCAGTCACTCAAGGGGGGGCCATCCAGCTGAGCAGCCGGGATGTCCAGGCCCTTCAGGGGCCTCAGAACCTGACGATGACGGACTCGGCCTCCTCGCAGCCCGGAGCCACCGTCCTGCAGTGTGCAGCTCAGCCCGGGGACGCTCCTCAGCAGTTCTACATCCAGGGCGGACAGGTGCTCTTCCAAG CCGCCACCGGAGACATCCCCGCCTACCAGCTGCGGTCGCCGAACTCGGGCCTGACCCAGAGCATCGTGATGGCGGCGTCCCCGGGCAGCATGCAGAGCCCGCAGCCCCACCGCGCCGAGGAGGTCACCCGCAAGAGGGAGGTCCGGCTGATGAAAAACAG GGAAGCCGCTCGCGAGTGCcgcaggaaaaagaaagagtaCGTCAAGTGTTTGGAGAACCGCGTGGCCGTGTTGGAAAACCAGAACAAGACCCTGATTGAAGAGCTGAAGGCACTGAAGGACATTTACTGCCACAAAGCCGAGTAG